A window of Mycolicibacterium fluoranthenivorans contains these coding sequences:
- a CDS encoding alpha-hydroxy-acid oxidizing protein — translation MAFGDYQLEIYFQGLSGVVPTLPIGYAELEARAEKAMSPSLWSYVAGGAGDERTQRVNVTAFENWGLIPRMCVGATERDLTVDLFGLTLPSPLFMAPIGVIGLCAQDGHGDIASARAAARTGVPMVVSTLTADPLEAVAAEFGETPGFFQLYTPKDRELAASFVARAEAAGFKGIIVTLDTWVPGWRPRDLSTSNFPQLRGHCLTNYTSDPVFRAGLAQPPEENPQGAILSWIQNFGQCVTWDDLAWLRTLTTLPLLVKGICHPDDVRRARDAGVDGIYCSNHGGRQANGGLPAIDCLPDVVAAADGLPVLFDSGVRSGADIVKALALGATAVGVGRPYAYGLALGGVDGVVHVLRSLLAEADLIMAIDGYRSLADLTPDTLRRVT, via the coding sequence ATGGCATTCGGCGACTATCAGCTCGAGATCTACTTCCAGGGCCTTTCCGGGGTCGTGCCCACCCTGCCGATCGGCTACGCCGAACTGGAGGCCAGGGCCGAGAAGGCGATGTCCCCGTCGCTGTGGTCGTATGTGGCCGGGGGTGCCGGCGACGAACGCACCCAGCGGGTCAACGTCACCGCGTTCGAGAACTGGGGCCTGATCCCGCGGATGTGCGTCGGCGCCACCGAACGCGACCTGACGGTGGACCTGTTCGGGCTGACCCTGCCGTCGCCGCTGTTCATGGCGCCCATCGGGGTGATCGGGCTGTGCGCCCAGGACGGTCACGGCGATATCGCCTCGGCCCGCGCGGCCGCCAGGACCGGCGTCCCGATGGTGGTCTCCACGCTGACCGCCGATCCGCTGGAGGCCGTCGCCGCCGAATTCGGTGAGACCCCGGGTTTCTTCCAGCTCTACACCCCGAAAGACCGTGAGCTGGCGGCGAGTTTCGTGGCCCGCGCCGAGGCCGCCGGGTTCAAGGGCATCATCGTCACGCTCGACACCTGGGTGCCCGGCTGGCGGCCGCGCGACCTGAGCACCTCGAACTTCCCGCAGTTGCGCGGGCACTGCCTGACCAACTACACCAGCGACCCGGTGTTCCGGGCCGGGCTCGCGCAGCCGCCGGAGGAGAACCCACAGGGCGCGATCCTGAGCTGGATCCAGAACTTCGGCCAGTGCGTCACCTGGGACGACCTGGCCTGGCTCCGGACCCTGACGACGTTGCCGCTGCTGGTCAAGGGGATCTGCCATCCCGATGACGTGCGCCGCGCCCGCGACGCCGGGGTCGACGGCATCTACTGCTCCAACCACGGAGGCCGCCAGGCCAACGGCGGCCTGCCCGCCATCGACTGCCTGCCCGACGTGGTGGCCGCCGCCGACGGGCTGCCGGTGCTGTTCGACTCCGGAGTGCGCAGCGGTGCCGACATCGTCAAGGCGCTCGCGCTGGGCGCCACCGCGGTCGGCGTCGGGCGGCCGTACGCCTACGGGCTGGCGCTCGGCGGCGTCGACGGGGTGGTGCACGTCTTGCGATCCCTGCTCGCCGAGGCCGACCTGATCATGGCGATCGACGGTTACCGGTCACTGGCGGATCTCACCCCGGACACGCTGCGGCGCGTCACCTAG
- a CDS encoding tyrosine recombinase XerC, with product MGPLLEEFDEFLELQRGRSAHTRRAYLGDLRSLFEFTGGGLDSLNLITLRSWLAAQAGAGAARTTLARRTSAVKTFTAWACHRGLLRTDPAARLQTPKAHRTLPAVLRQDQAIDALEALNSGAQQGDPLALRDRLIVELLYATGIRVSELCGLDIDDVDTSRRVLRVLGKGNKQRSVPFGQPAAVALQAWLTDGRPALATEKSGPALLLGARGGRVDQRQVRTVVHDTMTAVDGAPDIGPHGLRHSAATHLLEGGADLRIVQELLGHSSLATTQLYTHVTVARLRAVHDQAHPRA from the coding sequence ATCGGGCCCCTTCTGGAGGAATTCGACGAATTCCTGGAGCTTCAGCGTGGCCGCTCCGCGCACACCCGCCGGGCCTACCTCGGTGACCTGCGGTCACTGTTCGAATTCACCGGCGGCGGATTGGACAGCCTGAACCTGATCACGCTGCGCTCCTGGCTGGCCGCGCAGGCCGGTGCGGGGGCGGCGCGCACCACGCTGGCCCGGCGCACCTCGGCGGTCAAGACGTTCACCGCGTGGGCGTGCCACCGGGGTCTGCTGCGCACCGACCCGGCGGCCCGGCTGCAGACCCCCAAAGCGCACCGCACCCTGCCCGCGGTGCTGCGCCAGGACCAGGCGATCGACGCGCTGGAGGCGCTCAACTCCGGTGCGCAGCAAGGAGATCCGCTCGCGCTGCGGGACCGGCTCATCGTCGAGCTGCTCTACGCCACCGGTATCCGGGTCAGCGAGCTGTGCGGGCTGGACATCGACGATGTCGACACGTCGCGGCGGGTGCTGCGGGTGCTGGGCAAGGGCAACAAACAACGCTCGGTGCCGTTCGGGCAGCCGGCCGCGGTGGCCCTGCAGGCCTGGCTCACCGACGGTCGGCCCGCGCTGGCCACCGAGAAGTCCGGGCCGGCCCTGCTCCTCGGTGCCCGCGGCGGCCGGGTCGACCAGCGTCAGGTCCGCACCGTCGTGCACGACACCATGACCGCGGTCGACGGCGCACCCGATATCGGGCCGCACGGCCTGCGGCACAGCGCGGCCACCCATCTGCTCGAGGGCGGCGCCGATCTGCGCATCGTGCAGGAACTCCTGGGCCATTCCTCCCTTGCCACCACGCAGCTCTACACCCATGTCACGGTGGCGCGACTGCGGGCGGTCCACGACCAGGCACACCCACGAGCCTGA
- a CDS encoding M23 family metallopeptidase yields MRFLVVLSAMLAAAVPAHADSTRLGWPLQPRPAVTRGFDAPAPNWNRGHRGVDLAGAPGRPVYAAGPGTVVFAGELAGRPLVSISHPGGLRTSYEPVRATVRAGQLVAAGTPIGVLIAGHVGCPAAACLHWGAMWGPAARADYVDPLGLIAETPIRLKPVRLVGVPGRGPPAVAPP; encoded by the coding sequence ATGAGGTTTCTCGTGGTGCTGTCGGCAATGCTTGCCGCGGCCGTCCCGGCGCACGCCGACAGCACCCGGCTGGGCTGGCCGCTGCAGCCCCGCCCGGCGGTCACCCGCGGCTTCGACGCCCCGGCACCCAACTGGAACCGCGGCCACCGCGGTGTCGACCTCGCGGGGGCACCCGGGCGGCCGGTCTATGCCGCCGGGCCCGGGACGGTGGTGTTCGCCGGCGAACTGGCCGGCCGGCCACTGGTGTCCATCAGCCACCCCGGCGGCCTGCGCACCAGCTACGAACCGGTGCGCGCGACGGTGCGGGCGGGCCAGCTGGTGGCCGCCGGAACCCCGATCGGTGTGCTGATCGCCGGGCATGTGGGCTGTCCCGCCGCGGCGTGCCTGCACTGGGGCGCGATGTGGGGCCCGGCCGCCCGCGCCGATTACGTCGATCCGCTGGGGCTGATCGCCGAGACACCCATCCGGCTCAAACCGGTCAGGCTCGTGGGTGTGCCTGGTCGTGGACCGCCCGCAGTCGCGCCACCGTGA
- the rpsB gene encoding 30S ribosomal protein S2 — MAVVTMKQLLDSGTHFGHQTRRWNPKMKRFIFTDRNGIYIIDLQQTLTYIDKAYEFVKETVAHGGTVMFVGTKKQAQESIAAEATRVGMPYVNQRWLGGMLTNFSTVHKRLQRLKELEAMEQTGGFEGRTKKEILMLTREKNKLERSLGGIRDMQKVPSAIWVVDTNKEHLAVNEAIKLGIPVIAILDTNCDPDQVNYPVPGNDDAIRSAALLTKVIASAVAEGLQARAGAGKTEAAEAAEPLAEWEQELLAGATTGTEAAAETTTDAS, encoded by the coding sequence GTGGCCGTAGTGACCATGAAGCAGCTGCTCGACAGCGGCACCCATTTCGGGCATCAGACCCGGCGCTGGAACCCCAAGATGAAGCGGTTCATCTTCACCGACCGCAACGGCATCTACATCATCGACCTGCAGCAGACGCTGACCTACATCGACAAGGCCTACGAGTTCGTCAAGGAGACCGTCGCCCACGGCGGCACCGTGATGTTCGTCGGCACCAAGAAGCAGGCCCAGGAGTCCATCGCCGCTGAGGCGACTCGGGTCGGTATGCCGTACGTGAACCAGCGCTGGCTGGGTGGCATGCTCACCAACTTCTCCACCGTGCACAAGCGTCTGCAGCGCCTCAAGGAGCTTGAGGCCATGGAGCAGACCGGTGGTTTCGAAGGTCGCACCAAGAAGGAAATCCTCATGCTCACGCGTGAGAAGAACAAGCTGGAGCGCAGCCTCGGCGGTATCCGGGACATGCAGAAGGTGCCGTCGGCCATCTGGGTCGTCGACACGAACAAGGAGCACCTGGCCGTCAACGAGGCCATCAAGCTCGGCATCCCGGTCATCGCCATCCTCGACACCAACTGCGACCCCGACCAGGTCAACTACCCGGTCCCGGGCAACGACGACGCGATCCGCTCGGCCGCGCTGCTGACCAAGGTCATCGCGTCTGCCGTCGCCGAGGGCCTGCAGGCCCGTGCCGGCGCAGGCAAGACCGAGGCGGCCGAAGCGGCCGAGCCGCTGGCCGAGTGGGAGCAGGAGCTGCTGGCCGGCGCGACCACCGGCACCGAAGCCGCTGCCGAGACCACCACCGACGCTTCCTGA
- the tsf gene encoding translation elongation factor Ts, whose translation MANYTAADVKRLRELTGAGMLDCKNALTESDGDYDKAVEVLRIKGAKDVGKRAERATAEGLVAAKDGALIELNSETDFVAKNAEFQALADQIVTAAAASKAADVDALKAAKSGDTTVEQLIADLSAKIGEKLELRRVAYFDGQVETYLHKRSADLPPAVGVLVEYTGASEEAAHAVALQIAALKAKYLTREEVPADVVANERRIAEETAKEEGKPEQALPKIVEGRVTGFYKDVVLLDQPSVSDNKKSVKALLDEAGVTVTRFVRFEVGQQ comes from the coding sequence ATGGCTAACTACACCGCTGCCGACGTCAAGCGCCTTCGGGAGCTGACCGGCGCCGGCATGCTCGACTGCAAGAACGCGCTGACCGAGAGCGACGGCGATTACGACAAGGCCGTCGAGGTGCTGCGCATCAAGGGTGCCAAGGATGTCGGCAAGCGCGCCGAGCGCGCGACCGCCGAGGGTTTGGTGGCCGCCAAGGACGGCGCGCTCATCGAGCTGAACTCCGAGACCGACTTCGTCGCCAAGAACGCGGAGTTCCAGGCACTCGCGGACCAGATCGTCACCGCCGCGGCCGCCTCCAAGGCCGCTGACGTCGACGCTCTCAAGGCCGCCAAGTCGGGTGACACCACTGTCGAGCAGCTGATCGCGGACCTCAGTGCCAAGATCGGCGAGAAGCTCGAGCTGCGCCGGGTGGCGTACTTCGACGGTCAGGTCGAGACCTACCTGCACAAGCGGTCGGCCGACCTGCCGCCGGCCGTCGGCGTGCTGGTCGAGTACACCGGTGCCTCGGAGGAGGCCGCGCACGCGGTCGCCCTGCAGATCGCCGCGCTCAAGGCCAAGTACCTGACCCGTGAAGAGGTGCCCGCCGATGTCGTCGCCAACGAGCGCCGCATCGCCGAGGAGACCGCCAAGGAGGAGGGCAAGCCCGAGCAGGCGCTGCCCAAGATCGTGGAAGGTCGCGTCACCGGTTTCTACAAGGATGTCGTGCTGCTCGATCAGCCGTCGGTGTCGGACAACAAGAAGTCCGTCAAGGCGCTGCTCGACGAGGCCGGCGTGACCGTGACCCGGTTCGTCCGGTTCGAGGTCGGCCAGCAGTAA
- a CDS encoding amidase, with the protein MTRVHAFGDDALGDLDAVGLAAALRAGDVSQAELVEAAIARAEAVNPALNALAYPAFDRARTAAPRNGFFGGVPTFVKDNSDVAGMPTREGTDAWTPRPAPTDGDFARSYLGTGLVALGKTQLSEFGFSASAEHPRLGPVRNPWNTAHTAGASSSGSGAFVAAGVVPIAHANDGGGSIRIPAACNGLVGLKPSRGRLPLDKAMRQMPLRIVANGVLTRSVRDTAAYYREAERLQRNPKLPPIGDVTGPSSRRLHIAVCTESIARESSPEIREVTMKTSALLESLGHRVTEIANPVPASFMNDFLLYWSLLAFALVRGGPRTFGPSFDKTKLDNLTLGLEQLAGRNLVRMPLVIGRLARTRRTIARLAASYDVLLTPTLADVTPRIGHLDPTAPYEQIIDRLIDWVAFTPLQNVTGDPAISLPLGQSADGLPVGMMFAAPVGQERLLLELAYELEEAQAFGRIQE; encoded by the coding sequence ATGACACGTGTGCACGCCTTCGGTGACGACGCCCTGGGCGATCTGGATGCGGTCGGGCTGGCCGCCGCGCTGCGGGCCGGCGACGTCTCGCAGGCCGAACTGGTCGAGGCCGCGATCGCAAGGGCCGAAGCCGTCAATCCGGCGTTGAACGCGCTGGCCTACCCGGCGTTCGACCGAGCCCGCACGGCCGCGCCCCGTAACGGCTTCTTCGGCGGCGTACCGACGTTCGTCAAGGACAACTCCGACGTCGCCGGGATGCCGACGAGGGAGGGCACCGACGCCTGGACACCGCGGCCGGCGCCCACCGACGGCGATTTCGCCCGCAGCTACCTGGGCACCGGTCTGGTCGCCCTGGGCAAGACCCAGCTCTCCGAGTTCGGCTTCAGCGCCTCGGCCGAGCACCCCCGCCTCGGGCCCGTGCGCAACCCGTGGAACACCGCCCACACCGCCGGGGCATCGTCGTCGGGCTCGGGCGCCTTCGTGGCCGCCGGCGTGGTGCCGATCGCGCACGCCAACGACGGCGGCGGATCCATCCGCATCCCGGCCGCCTGTAACGGACTGGTCGGTCTCAAACCGTCCCGTGGGCGGCTGCCGCTGGACAAGGCGATGCGCCAGATGCCGCTGCGCATCGTGGCCAACGGGGTGCTCACCCGGTCCGTGCGTGACACCGCCGCGTACTACCGCGAGGCCGAGCGCCTGCAACGGAACCCGAAGCTGCCACCCATCGGCGATGTCACCGGGCCCAGCAGCCGGCGGCTGCACATCGCGGTGTGCACCGAATCGATTGCGCGGGAATCCAGCCCGGAGATCCGCGAGGTGACGATGAAGACCTCGGCCCTGCTGGAGAGTCTCGGGCACCGGGTCACCGAAATCGCCAACCCGGTGCCGGCGTCGTTCATGAACGACTTCCTGCTGTACTGGTCGCTGCTGGCGTTCGCCCTGGTGCGCGGTGGGCCGCGCACGTTCGGCCCCAGCTTCGACAAGACGAAACTGGACAACCTGACCCTCGGGCTGGAACAGCTGGCCGGCCGCAACCTGGTGCGCATGCCGCTGGTGATCGGCCGGCTGGCCCGGACCCGCCGCACCATCGCGCGGCTGGCCGCCTCCTACGACGTCCTGCTCACGCCCACCCTCGCCGACGTGACACCCCGGATCGGGCACCTCGACCCGACAGCCCCGTATGAGCAGATCATCGACCGGCTCATCGACTGGGTCGCCTTCACCCCGCTGCAGAACGTCACCGGGGACCCGGCGATCTCGCTGCCGCTCGGCCAATCCGCCGACGGCCTGCCTGTCGGGATGATGTTCGCGGCGCCGGTCGGGCAGGAACGTCTCCTGCTGGAACTGGCCTACGAACTCGAGGAGGCCCAGGCGTTCGGCCGCATCCAGGAGTGA